In one window of Ovis aries strain OAR_USU_Benz2616 breed Rambouillet chromosome 3, ARS-UI_Ramb_v3.0, whole genome shotgun sequence DNA:
- the LOC105612510 gene encoding LOW QUALITY PROTEIN: F-box/LRR-repeat protein 14 (The sequence of the model RefSeq protein was modified relative to this genomic sequence to represent the inferred CDS: inserted 2 bases in 1 codon; substituted 1 base at 1 genomic stop codon), with amino-acid sequence MEIHITCLFPELLAMIFGYLDVRDKGRAAXSPEAPGIRQVQILSLRRSLSYVIQGTANTESLNLSGCYNLTDKGLGHAFVQIGSLRALNLNLCKQITDSSLGHIAQYLKGLEVLELGGCSNITNTSLLLIAWGLLRLKSLNLRSCRHLSDVGIGHLASMMRSVAEGCLGLEQLMLQDCQKLTDLSLKHISXGLTSLRLLNLSFCGGISDAGLLHLSHIRSLNLRLCHNISDTGFMRPAMGSLCLSGLDVFFCDKVGDQSLAYIVQGLDGLKSLFGFAEVLYLCS; translated from the exons ATGGAGATACACATCACGTGCCTGTTTCCTGAGCTGCTGGCCATGATCTTCGGCTACCTGGACGTGCGCGACAAGGGGCGCGCAGC TAGCCCGGAGGCTCCGGGCATTCGCCAGGTGCAGATCCTGAGCTTGCGCCGCAGCCTCAGCTACGTGATCCAGGGTACGGCCAACACTGAGAGCCTCAACCTCAGCGGCTGCTACAACCTCACCGACAAAGGGCTGGGCCACGCGTTTGTGCAGATCGGCTCGCTGCGCGCACTCAACCTGAACCTCTGCAAGCAGATCACCGACAGCAGCCTGGGCCACATCGCCCAGTACCTCAAGGGCCTGGAGGTGCTGGAGCTGGGCGGCTGCAGCAACATCACCAACACCAGCCTCCTGCTCATCGCCTGGGGCCTGCTGCGCCTCAAGAGCCTCAATCTCCGCAGCTGCCGCCACCTCTCTGACGTGGGCATCGGGCACCTGGCCAGCATGATGCGCAGCGTGGCCGAGGGCTGCCTGGGCCTGGAGCAGCTCATGCTGCAGGACTGCCAGAAGCTCACGGACCTGTCCCTGAAGCACATCTCCTAGGGACTGACCAGCCTGAGGCTCCTCAACCTCAGCTTCTGCGGGGGCATCTCTGACGCTGGCCTCCTGCACCTGTCGCACATACGCAGCCTCAATCTGCGCTTGTGCCACAACATCAGTGACACGGGCTTCATGCGTCCGGCCATGGGCAGCCTGTGCCTCTCGGGGCTGGACGTGTTCTTCTGCGACAAGGTGGGGGACCAGAGCCTGGCTTACATCGTGCAGGGGCTGGATGGCCTCAAGTCCCTGTTCGG CTTTGCTGAAGTCCTCTATCTTTGTTCCTAG